The sequence GCGCGAAGTAGTTGACGACGGCGTTCAGGCTGGCCTTGGCGCCGTACCCCAGCAGGTCGCGCAGCTCGGGCCGGCCCAGCAGCGGCTTCACCGGCGGGCGGACGATGGCCAGCGCCAGCACGCTTTCCAGCCCTGTCTGGATCAGCGACCCCCACACCAGGCTCCACACGCCGAAGCCCGCCAGCGCCAGGGCGGTGACGGCGATGGCATAGCCCACCACGTAGCTGACGACGCTGACGGTGAACAGCGACCCCGCCCTCATCTCGCGCTGAAGGATGGCCCGGGGCACCACGCCGAACGCCCCCATCACGAAGAGCAGCGATTGGACGGCCAGCACGCCCGGAAGCTGCGGGCTGGCCAGCAGCACCCCCGCCACCGGCGCCAGCAGGGCCACCAGGGCGGTAATGCCCAGCCCCAGCAGGATGGACGCGGAAAAGGCG comes from Longimicrobium sp. and encodes:
- a CDS encoding oligosaccharide flippase family protein, producing the protein MTDSPPTGRTLGARTLSAAQWRLGTSVVQGLLQFATGVLLARLLPPADFGLVALALVVTGLATLVADLGLGPAIVQRRELTPRHLRTAFSASILLGLGITALVALLAPVAGVLLASPQLPGVLAVQSLLFVMGAFGVVPRAILQREMRAGSLFTVSVVSYVVGYAIAVTALALAGFGVWSLVWGSLIQTGLESVLALAIVRPPVKPLLGRPELRDLLGYGAKASLNAVVNYFA